One stretch of Nicotiana tabacum cultivar K326 chromosome 18, ASM71507v2, whole genome shotgun sequence DNA includes these proteins:
- the LOC142172464 gene encoding uncharacterized protein LOC142172464, whose translation MKAQALADHLANHLAEIPVDDAYEPLKTYFLDEEIMCVDEVDHDEKPCWKLFFDRAANMKGVGSGAVLISKTAQHYLVIAQLRIYCTNNMAKCEACILGLRLAMDMGVEEILVLGDSNLLVHQIQGEWETWDLNLIPYQECLHELYQRFRSVEFRHIPRVYNEIADALATLVSMLHHPNKAYVDPVHVQVRDQHAYWARKFVNPQGPPMKKAWFRGKKFCSESSKKRAWLSVVGCEVA comes from the exons atgaaagcccaagccttgGCCGACCACTTGGCCAACCACTTGGCTGAGATTCCGGTAGATGATGCatatgagccactgaagacttattttcttgatgaagagaTCATGTGTGTTGACGAGGTTGATCATGATGAAAAGCCatgttggaaactcttctttgatagAGCTGCTAATATGAAAGGTGTCGGAAGTGGGGCTGTACTTATCTCTAAAACAGCGCAACACTACCTTGTAATAGCCCAGCTTCGAatttattgcaccaacaacatggccaagTGCgaagcatgcattctgggtttgaggttagctatgGACATGGGAGTCGAGGAAATACTAGTTCTGGGAGATTCAAATTTGTTGGTTcatcagattcaaggagaatgggaaacttgGGACTTGAATCTTATACCGTACCAAGAGTGTCTGCATGAACTTTATCAACGATTCAGGTCAGTAGAATTTAGACATATTCCCAGAGTTTATAATGAGATTGCTGATGCCTTGGCTACTCTAgtgtcaatgttacatcatccgaacaaggcttatgttgaccccgTGCATGTCCaagttcgtgatcaacatgcttatt GGGCAAGAAAATTTGTTAATCCACAGGGACCTCCCATGAAGAAGGCATGGTTCAGGGGCAAGAAATTTTGTTCAGAATCCTCCAAGAAgagagcatggctcag tgttgttggatgtgaagTTGCTTGA